The Equus asinus isolate D_3611 breed Donkey chromosome 1, EquAss-T2T_v2, whole genome shotgun sequence genome segment tcctagagaatgttgcatgttcatttgaaaagaatatgtattctctgatttttggatgaaatgttctgtatatatctactaagtgcATCTGatctaatgtatcatttaaggccaatgtttccttattgatcttctatttggatgatctatccattggtgtaaatggagtgttaaagtcccctactattatcatgtcactgtctatttctccttttatgtctgttaacaattgctttatatatttaggtgtccctatgttgggttcatagatatttacaaatgttatatcctcttgttggatttttccctttatcattatgtagtgcccttctttgtctcttgttacagtttttgttttaaagtgtattttctctgatataagtattgctactccagctttcttttcattgtcatttgcatgaaatatgttttccatcccttcactttcagtttgtgagtgtctttaggtccgAAGTGTCTCTTTATCTATGTATgtggggtcttgttttttttccaattggccactctgtgccttttgattggagcatttagtccattgacatataaagtagctattgatgagaatgtatttattgccattttgttactttgttttgggtgttttagtggttcttctctgttcttttctctctctctcttgctctcttcctttgtggcttgatggctttctatagtattatgtttgggctcctttctcttaattttttgtgtatttatcataggtttctggtttgtgattaccatgggattcatatataataacctacgtatatagcaatctataatAAGTTGattgtctctttagtttgacatcttgctaaaagctctactcctttactcccctcctcctaccTTTTATGTTTTGATTTCATATCTAACCTCCTTTATTGTGTgcgtgtatccattaccctcatatcatggaaatagataattttattacttgtgtcttttgaccttcatattatcttcataggtggttgatctgctacctttactgtatatttgcctttatcagtgattttattgctttttctatttttcataattttcttattcttatttgtggtcttccCTCTTCTCCAGTTAAATAggtccctttagtatttcttgtaagactggtttcttggtgacaaactcgtttattttttgcttgtttggcaaactctatctttccttccattctgaatgataacttttgcaggtagagtattcttggctgtaggttcttttcctttcagcactttaaatatattgtgccactctcttctagcctgtaaggtttctgctgagaagtcagctgatagtcttatgggacttcctttgtatgtaacttgttgccttctCTTGTGGGTtttagaatcttctctttgtctttaatttttgacattttaattataatgtttcttggtgtgggcctcattgggtttatcttgtttggtgctttctgtacttcctgtacctggatctctgtttccttccctaTGTTACAAAAGTTTTTGACTATCATTCTTTGAATAGATtctttgcccctttctctctctcttctccttctaggacacctaaatacaaatgttagtgtgcttgatgttgtcccagtgTTCTCTTAGactcttcttgttctttttaattcttttttcttttatctgttcagcttaggtgatttcctctagtctttcatccagcttgttgatatgttcttctgtatcatctactctgctattgagtccctctagtgaaattttcatttccagtattgtattcgtCCTTTctgttggttattttttatattttccaaatctttgttgatgttctcactgagttcatctattcttctcccaagatcagtgagcatccttaggACTTTTTGATTGAACTCTGTGTcattcagattgtttatttctgtctaTTTAGTTTTTTCACTGGAGTTGTCTctattcccttacttggaacatattcctttgcctcttcattttgcttCATTCTCTATGTTTCTATCAATGTCTTAGGTGGGTCAATTACATCTTCTGACCTTGGAGAGGTGGCCATATTTAAgagatttcttatttgtttttccatctcatcaccagttccaaatgttcccgGAGTGACCCCTGAGTGGTCTATgtatgtccttctgttgtggcagggttgcttttactgcgggtgcccagggaggctaggttgtccccctggccagctggttgtaatgctcagttgCGTGTGGCTTCTATGgacacttcagtcactttatcaggtgtggggagccccaaCACAGTTGGCTGAAGGGTCTAAtatcacattcctgttgcagtttttctgttaagtgagtaggcctcCAGAGTGGCTGGTTGCTAGACTCAAGGGCTTACCTTTGCTGTAGCCCTCAagcctgcaaggctgttttcAGCTTTCTCAAGATTGCAGCTGAGTTTGGCTGgctccaggcatgggagcactcaattgtttcaggctttggaattaGGCCAATCTCctatgtggctatttgagaagcacaagtcttctgcagctgatagGTCCCAAAGACCACAGGACCACACAACCCATCAACACTGTCCTGCCCCATGTGCACACCCCAACCCCCCAAAAGAACTCAGTCACAGCACTGAAAATAccacacacactccaccaatgccccataCACTCCAGCCATGCCTTGTGCACACTTTGCCCTGCAGAGGCACAGCCACTCACCTGTCTGctgaggatccaggcacccagcctacGAAGACCCACAAGTTGACCAAGGTCTTGCTGTTGgttggggccagtccctagggcatgCTGCTTGCCCTGGCTAACTGGTTTAATTTAGTGCTCTAGTGGAtcgggcagaccctgggctaagaagccaggggaagaactccaatggcatcttccagtgtctgtgtcagcatgcctctACTAGATCACAATGAtagctgccaccaatgtctcagtccctggagaggtctcacctctcactgagatgcacccataGCCTATCAGGCAAGTCGCTTTTCACCAAATAAATGTatccctttctttctggtgattttagtttgctttctgaaacaggtgaatttgtacatgggccctttaagagctagcttttttccccttatgaccaacagcttttctgggagtattccccattgttgttggtagccagcaaagccagatatcatTAGACttgtttcagttttattgagtccaaaggatgcttatagcagttaTACCACCCCCCTCAGGTCCCACACTCCTCTGGGGAAGGCTTCACACCTTAGAACTGCTCTCTGCTGTCTATGAAGCACTGtggcttgtgaaggtggcttttttcctctccagaaaggaatttctgcctcttccacctcagtcaggactctCCCTTGTTGTGGagcttctttttatccagttttcagttctctctcaggggttaTTGTTCCAAGGGTACTTGCAAATtcattgtgtccatgggaggaggtgagttcacaCTCTGCCTATACCGCCATCTTGACACATTTCTCCTAATATAAGCAGTTAATACTTTAAATTTTCCTCAAAGCTCTGCCTCAGTTGCCAGGtacaaattttgtattttcttgttattcaattccaaatatatttcttgtttcctttgttatttctttaacttatagattatttaaaagaatgggatttaatttccacatattttggaattttccagaggTCTTTGCTTACTtgcttctaatttaattccattatgtttaaagaaaatgctctttatgatattaattattttacatgTGCTGAAATTTGTATTCTTCTGTTGctggatggagtgttctaaaAATGTCAGTTAGGTCAGATTGTTTCCAGTCTGCTACATCTTTAATGGTTTTGTTTAATCTATCAAATACTGGCAGAGTGATGTTAATATCTCCAATAATAGTGGTGGATTTgtccattgatttttttatgtatttgtatttctgttattagattaaaatatttatgtgttctGGATTAATCAATACCTTTAATAGCATATAATGTCCCCTCTTGCCCTGgtaatatcttttattttgctAATTACTTCATTTTATGTGAATAAAGTCACTCTAGATTTCTGATTCTAGtattgcatgatatatctttttcatctttttacttttatctaCATGTTTATATTAGAAATGGGCTAATTTTAGAGAGCACATAGCTGGTTCTTTCTATTTTACCCTACATTCTGtcctctgtcttttaattatcATGTTTATACAAATTTCATTTAATGTCATTAAGGGTAAACTTGCATTTAAGTCTATCAGCTTGctatttgccttcatttttgtctcatttcttctttgttttccttttctgcacctctacctttttatttaaattattttaattttcttattttacatgtATTGGACTCTTTCAAGGGAGTGATAAGATTTGAAAGGACTTTCCACAAACTCCTGTCTCTGTAAATGACACTGGGTGAGTCAACACAGTGGATAGCAGGAGTGTTCTTGATATCCATTCCTGAAAGCCAACCTGTGTGACTAGCAGTAACTTAACTATAATTTGGAGTGACTGTGAATCACACTACAATGTGTCCCACTGAATTCAAACTAGATATGCCTATAATGGTTTGATTACTATCCCTCCAAAATACATGCCCACTCAGAACTTCAGAAAgtgaccatatttggaaatagCATGTtcacagatgtaattagttaaggatatTGAGAATAAATCACCCTGGATTTAAAGTAGGCCCTAAATTCAATGGCTGTTATCTTGATAAGAGGAGGAGAAGACGCAAAGAGCCACATGGAGAAGAAAGCCAGGTGAAAACAGAAgtaagcagagattggagttatgctgacacaagccaaggaacattTGAGGCCACCAGAACCTGGAAGAGGTAAGAAAGGATTCTTTCCTAGAGTCTGCAGAGGGAGCATGACCCTACTGACttcttgattttgaacttctagcctccagaaccatgagagaataaattgcCGTGGTTTTCAGCCACCcagttgtggtactttgttatggcagccctaagaaATAAATATAGTACCCCAACTCAATTTTTCCTTTGCTAGATTCCTGAAATGCTCACGGCCACCCCAGTCTACCTGCCAGTAGGGTAAGtttgaaagatggaaaataagaatGGAAAGTGACATCAATCCAACCAATTGCagttaaaattcttaattttgaaaaaattcataaagcatattttacaaaaaaacaCAGCCAGGTACCTTGGAGGACCCTGTGTAAGTAATAAGCCCTGAAGCTTCAGCTTTATTGGCTTCATGGGAAATCCACTTCTGACACAGGAGAGGAGAGTTGACTACAGATACAATGTCTTGAGATGACCACAGAGTATCTGTAAGGAATGATCACACAAGTGGGCACAAATCCTATGCTGGGAAAGAGGGTGATAAGAGGAAATGTAGGGGGATTGGTAACGGATGAAACAATGTGCTAGAGCTAATGTAATAGAGGTCATGGTGGGGTCAAAATTCATTGGAATCATACGTTATGGTTTGAactggaaaaacagaaatagtgGTCAGAGAATGGGGTACTTGATAAGGAGATGTTAGATGTAGTGCAATGATTGGCAATAAACAGGTCTACAGTATGGTCACAGAAGTGGGTGACTGAGAGTGGGATAGAGGACAAAAACACTGGAAGTAGAGAAGAAGTCAAGTAACTGAGAGGCCAGGATGCCAAACGGATCTTCTGCATAGATGTAGAAATTGCCACACGTGATGACAGAATTAGTGGTAAATCACTGTAAAATTAGGAGCATGCATGGTAAATGATGAAAATAAGAGGGGTTTATGGTGCTATAGTCTGATAGTGTATGCTCAAAGGAGCAGGAGTCATTtcacagaagccaagagaaaTGGTCTTGAAATGGCAGAGGCTCCAGAAAGATACCCTCTTCACCTTCTGACCCTGTGTTAGTGGAAAATGAGAATTTAAGTGTCTGTATGTGAGAGAGCAGAGGGGAATCAGAGTTCTCAGTGAACAGTCAGGTTGAAGTTAAAGCAAGAAAGACAAGAATGCATTCAAGGAACACGCTTAGAATACAGAGCATCTTGCTGATAATGGAGCAGGAGTTTCAGGGGACAATTGGGAATGACTGTGGTCTCAGAGGAGGCTAGCATTTGGGTCAGATGTGTAGGCCAAATTGTGGAAAAAGCCCAGATGACTAAGGACAACCTGTAACGTGTGGACTTCCTGCCCAGACTCAGATTGACAGGGTTGTGGGGCAGGAAAGAATTGCTTGGAATCGTCTCTTGAGGAAAAGTGATTCATCAGATTTAGTTCAAACCTCTTTCCAGACTCTGCGCTCTATCCATGTCCTCATCCCCGTGGGGGCAGCAGTTTCATTTTGTACTCACCactctgccttttatttcttccctttcagcACACAAAAATTTACATCTTTTAACGTTTATTTTACACTTAGAAGGCTTTAGCTTGTTGCCTGTCCTATCACAATTTAATTTTCCTGTCCTTCAGTCCTTTATTTTAAGCCATCTTTTGTTGCCTGAAGTTGTTCGCACATTTTGTTGCTGTAATTGTTATAGTCTTAATGAGAGATGAGTGGGTAATAATTTTATTGAGTTCTtgcatatgtaaatatgtatttctGTCACCACTTAAAAGGGAATGATGTcaatagaatgaaaagacaagccatcgactaggagaaaatttttgcaaaagacatatctgataattgttatccaagatatacaaagaactcttaatttcaacaataagaaaacaacaagattaaaaaatgacccaaataccttaacagacatctcaccaaagaagataagatGCAGATGGcgaagaaacatgaagaaatgctctatatcatatgtcatcagggaaatgtaaattaaaacattaatttaataCCACTACATACCCTGTTTGACAAGGTGCTGTcaagtggattccaactcctagcgagtACAGAAGAGCAGAACCCTGCTGGGccttttttttccatcctttcacctcacggcactgtatcagacaatgctctgctgctacaCATACAGTTTTCATGGACGATTCTTCTGGAAGTAGGTGActaggtccttcttcccagtttGTCTTAATTTGGAAGCTCCCATGAAccttgtccaccatgggtgaccctgctggtatttgaaatacctgtgCCATAGcattcagcatcacagcaacatcaAGTTTCCAAATATGACAGCCAACAGgcagtgatgtggttccctgactgggaaatgaacctgggacCGCTgtggtgagagcgctgaatcttaaccactagaccaccaggggtGGGCACACATCtgttaaaatggccaaaatccacaacaatgaaaacaccaaatgcttgttcaaatatggaacaacaaaacctctcgttcattgctggtggggatgcaaaatgatATAGGCACTTtagaagatagtttggcagtaccttacaaaactaaacatacttttaccataaGATCTAGCAATAATGCATCTTGGTATTTACCCATAGGCATCaaaaatatgtccacacaaaacctgaaTACAAATGTTTATCATAGTTtgattcataattaccaaaagctgaaagcaaacaagatgtccttcagtatcTGAATGGATAAACTTTGGTacatacagacaatggaatattattcaatttcaaaaagaaataactattaaaccatgaaaagacctagagaaaacttaaatgcatattactaagtgaaagaaacccatccgaaaaggctatatactataTGGTTCCAATGACATTCTGACCCATTTTTGCCACCTGGAGGTAGGTTTGCAGTGATATATAATTGATATGTACTATTTggtatttctttttatagctttttctgtttttttacaCCTAtgaatagaaagagaaattaactaATGGAATAATTTGGAGgatcaaaatgcaaaataatcttGGTTGGTTGGTGTGATGTATGAAAATCAATAATAACAATTAGCAGAGCTAAATATATACACTTTcacttaagtttaaaaaaaaagagcaatgggTGTGGAAACTTTGTAACCAGTTTTTAGGAAAAAGGTCTTGGGAAATTAGTCAAATAAAAGACTACGGTGATAGATAATTTTAGAAACAGATAGTGGTGATGTTTTCACAACATTTCAAATgtagttaatgccactgaactgtacacttaaatatGGCTAAAATGGCAGATCTTGTGTTACACATATTTTACcccaataaaaaaattagagtGAAACCACAGATATTTTGCATCTTAAAAGCAAATTTGATTCTTGAAAACCAAGTGAAATCCAATATACTGGTCTGAACAAATATTGTGTCATATGTTCTTTATTTCAGGATATAACATCACACTCTAGATTAAGGCAGAATTGGAGTTGAAAGACCTACCATTGCTGTTATTTAAGAAAGAGTTGAAGAAACCATTTGTGATTATCCAGGAGGAAATGATGTTGTTCTACAAATATCTGGAGTATTGTTGtgtagaaagaggaaaaggcattCTCCATTCAGTTCCACAAGGTAAAAGTAGACTTAATCACTGGAATTCATCTATCTATTCATTCCACAAACCAGGTCTGCTTGATGAAGCTCTGGGTCATTCCTTTATACATTGAACAggctaataaaattaaaaatgggaagaTGAAGTCTAAATACCACTGGATAACTGAGAGAGATGATGATCAAAGAAGAGGCCCTCTCATGGATAACTGACACATAAGTTAtcaggtatggacctacataaGGAAATTCATCAATTATGTGGAGGAAAATGTTATTCAGATGCAAGGATCTGACCATAATAGTCTTCTTTAGTGTGAGTGTGGAAGTCCCATATATACTTATCTGATCTCCTTTTTGGTGTTGATCTTAGATAGCAAGAAGTTCTTACAGTCTTTATCCTTTATCTCTGAATTTCTCTGAAACTTTCTGGAGAGCAGCCATAACTTCCTTATTCCTCAAGCTGTAGATCAATGGGTTCAACATAGGTGCCACCACAGAATAGAATAGAGCAACCATCTTCTCTTCTTCCATTGAGGAGGCTGACTGTGGCCTCAGGTAGGTGAAGATGGCTGCGCCAAAGCACATACAAACCACAGTGAGGTGGGAGGCACAAGTCCCAAATGCTTTGCGGCGTCCCTGAGTAGAATGAATGCGCAGAATGGCAGCAACGATACGACCGTAGGAGAAGAGGACCAGAGAACAGGGAAGCATGATCACCAGAAATCCTGAGATGGCCGCCATGATCTTGTTGAAGGAGATGTCCACACAGGCTAGCCGTAGCACTGCTAGGGTCTCACAGGCAAAGTGATTGATAACTTTGTGACACAGAGGAAGCCGGAAGGTGATGATTGTTTCCATCAGTGAATTCATGAAACCAGCCACCAAGCAGCCGGCAGCCAGCCCCAGGCACAGCCCTCCATGCATGATGACTATGTAGTGAAGTGGGTGGCATActgccacatagcggtcataggccatggctCCCAGCAAGAAGAACTCAGACCCACCCAATGCCAGGGACACGTAGAACTGGAACACACAACTGTGGAATGGGATGGACTTCTGAGCTGAGAGAAAGTGGGCCAGCATTTGTGGGGCAAAGCTGTTTGAATAGCAAAGGTCCACAAAGGATAAAACActaaggaagaagtacatgggggtaTGAAGCCTGCTGTCCAGTCTGATCAGGGCAAGAATGAGGACATTTCCCACAGTAGTCACCACGTACATGGCCAGGATCAGGACAAAGAGGGAGACCTGAGTCCCCCAGTCACTGGACAGCCCCAGCAGAATAAACTCTCTCACCCATATCTGGGTTTTATTTTCCTGGCCCATGAGTTTCTGAGGAGCAAATTAAAGATGTCAAAATAGCAAATTATGTAAACTCGGGATTGGAAGGGTGGCTTTTGGACCATATGGAGAACCTATCCATCTGAGCTTAAAGTTCTCCTAGAACACCTCAGCCAAATCATCAGCCAAAACTCTGCTTGAACATATCCATAGATGAAGAACTCAGTGAGACCCGGATGTGCAGCTGGAAATCAAGGCGAAAAGAAGCTACATTCTTGGAATTCAATGTATTGGAACATAATTTCTTCTCCTAAACATCAGCTCTTAAATGAGGGAAGGAAATTAATGAAGTATTTAGACTTAACATCCTGCTCAATTTAGTACTTATTATAGGGGTTAATTCCTGTCTTTCTGGTGAGAAAGTTTTTGGGCCACATGAAAGACATTTGTCTGAATTCTGCATGATGTTCATCACCATTTACCCTCTTTTGGTTTACTAGGTGTCTCAGACACAACTCTACTCACTCCCCAGTGGAATGTATCCATGAAACTCTGAATGTTGTAAATAATATTCTTATACTTTTTATTACTAAGTGATTTGGAATTTCTTTTCCGTAGCTTGTCCTTTTATTTCGAGGGTGTCGAGTGGGAGGCTTCCTCTCCACCTACCTCTCACATCAGTGGTCCCGTTGGGTGAGATCAACCCAAGATGACCAACTTCAAGAATCAGGTGTTGCATGAAGAGAAGGTATAGACAGCTGCTAAAATTCATCCCTTATGCCCCCCAAGGGGAATTTAATGAAGGGCTTCATCATGTCAGGTTATTACTTAATAATGATGCTTTCTGAAGGAAGGGATAACTCATTCATTTCCCAGTATAACATTGAGCAGTCCTCGCCAGCGAAGGTAGAAGGATAGAAGATCAAGTCTTAATTATAGAATGTGATGACATAGGCAGTAGTAGTTTCTTATTCCCAAAATGAAGTTTCTTTTATGTTTGCTCTCttatggaaggaaagaaatgctcCACAGCTAAAGTATGCAGATGGGAGCCTGAGGATAGTACATGAAACATCATGTGACAGTACATGAAAGATCATTATTCCAATGGCTTCTATACTATCCATGCTGTAACTTTATATGGACAACAGACTACAACTGCATTGATCGAAAGCTTCCCATGTCAGCCTAAGAACTTTTAGAATGATTGTTACAGACTGTGCCACTTATAACACAGGCAGTTGGGGGATTTAAGACTATAGTTCATTATCGTAAAGATAGCAATATTCAGACAGTTACTCATAAAATATTCAGGATTTAGTATTGATTTGACAAGGTCCAAAATACTGAGGAATTTATTAAAAAGAGAGCTTTCAGAAATTAGTGTCACACAGAAATTAGTGGAAATGATCTATGTCAGATACCCAATTCAAGGCCTCCCCTGGAAGCTTTTAGTTATCCACACCAAAACTGGAACAAGCTACTCAGCtacaaaattggaaaaaaaaatacacaatgcTTAAAGATATAAGATTCTTCACTGTGTAAAAAGAATTCGAAATCTCCATGACAAAGAGTTAGTTTATAGTCAAGAAtgatatttttccaaatgttcAAAATCAGCAGTTTGTTTAGCTTATGACTAAAAATCAATAGCACAGTCTTCAGTCTTTTGTATTCCcttccttgttattttcttttgcattatAGCTATTTGtacattaatttctttttgttctgccaCATTTgatattggaataaaaaatattgtcattATGCTGGTTGGAAAACTTCTTCATCTTGAAAACCCTGATAAAAATATGGACTGGTAATGTTTACAGTGCTCCCATTTGCCTACGTGAATGTACTTCTGACACGCCAACGTTTTTAGAGATTCACCAAAATCTAAAGAGAACACACTGCAAAATACAGCTAAATGCAGCATCCATCCTTCTGCAGCCAACTGCTATGTTCCCAAGATATGGCTTCCTACACTCGTAGTTTCCAGAACATTTGCATTGAGGGCGTCATTAGGGTCATTTTTATAGGCAGGGAAGTTTTCTGGAAAATTCATTATAACTATTCTCTCTAGGGATGCTATTTTAAATctaaatatctgaatatttgaTCTGTTTCCTCCACGTGGAAATGTTtgcttttcccctttctttattttctcctttccacaTAATATCACATACGTATATATCTATTTCAAGAATTGCTTAAAATCTAGATGATGAAGAAATAGTTATTTTGTGCTTATTGCTTTGCGTTAGGATTTAATTAAATAAACTAGCCAACTATGTAAATCACATTTAATAAAACTTACCAAAGTGGGATGAATTGTTTCCAAGAAGTATTTCTATTGTGACCTGTTCTTTAAAGGAATACCAGTGATTTGCCCCACATTCTGTGTAGGATTTATTCCAAATAACCCTCCTTCAGTCCTGTCTGCCAAGGGCACAGCTGTACCTGTGATGTGGCGCTTGTCCAGGTGTATCTGCAGGTGTCCGTGTGCACACAGGTGGCATGGATGTGAAGTGATGCATAATGGCAGATTCATTTACATTGTTTACACGTCTATAACCAGGACTTAAAGAAATACCAGTTCTAAAAActcaaacaaacaacaacaaaacatctagTATTTTCCTACCTATCTCCAAAAACATATCCAAAAGGAGGGCTTTTGTGCTTAAAGCCATGTTATTTTTGCTTGTTAATGTAGTCAGGCAAGTGTATTTCCAAGTGGCATATTACTTGTATAAgggattttgtgatttttaaataaaatatatttgatgtttttaaaaagtgatgtgtTCAAATCAAAGTAAAATCTgtttcttgtaaatttttttcaaatatcttacCCGAGTCAATGGCCCTGTGAATCAGTGAATGGCCAGGTTTGGTTTTAGAAAATCTCCTCAGTCTTGTCTAACATTCTGGTGGGAGATgatgagaagaaaacaaacaagctcCTGAAACACTCCTGCCTAGCCAGCGTGCAAAACTTCCCCAGGGTGGGAAGAATGttaagagaagaattaaaaacCGTAAGTGCACTCGTTTCTGTGTCAGGTTGATATAAACTAACACTGTATTTTCTGTACCCTTATTCTGTACCAGACATTATACTAAATAGTTTATATGTCTATTtctataatatattataatgtaatgtaatgtgatatgatataatataatataatataatgtgatataatataatgtaatataacataatataatataatatagtatGCCTTCACAACAACACTCTGAACaatggctatttctttttttttatttttcctttttctcccaaagcccctggtatatagttgtatatttttagttgtgggtccttctagttgtggtatgtgggatgctgcctcagcatagcttgatgagcggtgccacgtccacgcccaggattccaaccggcgaaaccctgggccgccgaagtggagcgcatgaagtTGACCACTTGGCCAGAGGGATATTTCTGTTTTGCAGATGGAAAAAAGAGGTGAAGTGATTAGACAGTGGTGGAGTCAGCACTAAACAGGACTATCTGATGACCTGGGCACATCCATTACTCTACTCCTGTACATAGcatgaccctgtgtacagcattCAAAGGCTATGGGGTCACCAAACATAAACATCAGGAGACCTGTCATGAGGAATAATTGATTCCTACTTTGGATCCCAGTCACTTCAGAATGGTGGTGGACCAGAGCAGTCCCTCCCACTCACCTTGTGAAACTGAAGTCCGGCCTTCAGGCCACATCGGCAACATGACAAGGAGGAGAAACAGCCTACCTCCCCCGTTTGGAGACTCTCTTCTTGCAGGAGGTAATTGACTGGCCTCTTTTATAAACTGGCAAAGGTGACCATGCTTCCACTTTGTCTGACATGGTGATGAGTACAACAGCC includes the following:
- the LOC106841871 gene encoding olfactory receptor-like protein OLF3; the encoded protein is MGQENKTQIWVREFILLGLSSDWGTQVSLFVLILAMYVVTTVGNVLILALIRLDSRLHTPMYFFLSVLSFVDLCYSNSFAPQMLAHFLSAQKSIPFHSCVFQFYVSLALGGSEFFLLGAMAYDRYVAVCHPLHYIVIMHGGLCLGLAAGCLVAGFMNSLMETIITFRLPLCHKVINHFACETLAVLRLACVDISFNKIMAAISGFLVIMLPCSLVLFSYGRIVAAILRIHSTQGRRKAFGTCASHLTVVCMCFGAAIFTYLRPQSASSMEEEKMVALFYSVVAPMLNPLIYSLRNKEVMAALQKVSEKFRDKG